In Strigops habroptila isolate Jane chromosome 2, bStrHab1.2.pri, whole genome shotgun sequence, one genomic interval encodes:
- the PIGA gene encoding phosphatidylinositol N-acetylglucosaminyltransferase subunit A has product MSAGVPARCAHSVCMVSDFFYPNMGGVESHVYQLSQCLIERGHKVLVVTHAYGQRKGVRYLTNGLKVYYLPLKVMYNQSTATTLFHSLPLLRYIFVRERVTIVHAHSSFSAMAHDALFHAKTMGLRTVFTDHSLFGFADVSSVLTNKLLTVSLCDTNHIICVSYTSKENTVLRAALDPRIVSVIPNAVDPTDFTPDPSRRDDATVTIVVVSRLVYRKGIDLLSGIIPELCQKYPQLHFLVGGEGPKRIILEEVRERYQLHDRVRLLGALEHQDVRNVLVQGHIFLNTSLTEAFCMAIVEAASCGLQVVSTRVGGIPEVLPEDLIILCEPSVKSLCDGLEKAIVQLRAGTLPSPETVHNKVKTFYTWRNIAERTEKVYDRVADEVVLPMDERLNRLMSHCGPVTGYIFALFAVLNFLFLAFLRWMTPDSVIDVAIDATGPKSAWTKQYFFGKKRKR; this is encoded by the exons ATGTCGGCCGGGGTCCCGGCGAGGTGTGCGCACAGCGTCTGCATGGTGTCGGACTTCTTCTACCCCAACATGGGGGGCGTGGAGAGCCATGTGTACCAGCTGTCGCAGTGCCTCATCGAGCGGGGCCACAAGGTCCTGGTGGTCACCCACGCCTATGGCCAGCGGAAGGGCGTCCGCTACCTCACCAACGGGCTGAAAGTCTACTATTTGCCCCTAAAGGTCATGTATAACCAGTCCACCGCCACAACGCTCTTCCATAGCCTGCCCTTGCTCAGGTACATATTTGTGCGGGAGAGGGTCACCATCGTCCATGCCCACAGCTCCTTCTCTGCCATGGCCCATGATGCCCTCTTCCATGCCAAGACCATGGGGCTGCGGACGGTGTTCACGGACCATTCCCTCTTTGGGTTTGCGGATGTCAGCTCGGTGCTTACCAACAAACTTCTGACGGTGTCCCTGTGCGATACCAACCACATCATCTGTGTCTCCTACACGAGTAAGGAAAACACAGTCCTGCGAGCAGCTCTGGACCCTCGGATAGTCTCTGTCATCCCCAACGCTGTCGATCCCACCGACTTCACTCCAGACCCGTCAAGGAGGGACGATGCTACAGTAACAATTGTGGTTGTCAGCAGACTTGTATACAGAAAAG GTATAGATTTGCTTAGTGGTATAATTCCTGAGCTCTGTCAGAAATATCCACAGTTACATTTCTTAGTTGGAGGAGAAGGACCAAAACGAATCATACTGGAAGAAGTCCGGGAAAGATATCAGCTACATGACAG GGTACGTCTCCTAGGAGCCTTGGAACACCAGGATGTTAGAAATGTCCTAGTCCAGGGACACATTTTTCTCAATACTTCCCTCACTGAGGCCTTTTGTATGGCAATTGTGGAAGCAGCAAGCTGTGGtttacag gtGGTGAGTACAAGAGTTGGTGGGATTCCTGAGGTGCTTCCAGAAGATCTCATTATTCTCTGTGAACCCTCTGTGAAATCTTTGTGTGATGGATTAGAAAAAGCTATTGTCCAGCTCAGAGCAGGAACACTACCATCTCCAGAAACTGTTCATAATAAAGTAAAGACGTTTTATACGTGGAGGAATATAGCAGAGAGAACTGAGAAA GTGTATGACAGGGTTGCAGATGAAGTGGTTTTACCAATGGATGAGCGACTTAACAGACTTATGTCTCACTGTGGCCCTGTGACTGGGtatatttttgctctttttgctGTTCTGAACTTCCTTTTCTTGGCATTTCTGAGGTGGATGACTCCAGATTCCGTTATTGATGTTGCAATAGATGCCACAGGACCTAAAAGTGCATGGactaaacagtatttttttgggaaaaaaaggaagcgTTAA